The proteins below are encoded in one region of Acetoanaerobium noterae:
- a CDS encoding Rossmann-fold NAD(P)-binding domain-containing protein — protein MKYFKTNSKVLCIQNEAIEKAFQSLLSDSNLIEFQNIEESDDIYYFTIQPKGDFRRSFLLDSIGLMNADKEDISLLYQQEAGDIQNNIDPDFLSLIKAQRVMSINLSHPNWKDCLGNNPLPASKPIHLNIVGLGDVGGTLLTGLKLTGGNHISTIGIYDKDENKMLRYEQEMEQIHFDGLSMPKVIRLDENDIFDCDVLAFTVATFIPPVGSEIKDVRMAQLEQNSKILKIYAKKAREAKFKGLFAILSDPVDQLCRVAYEQSNTDDSGTKDYLGLASDQIKGYGLGVMHARAVYHAKRNPALASYLEEGRAYGPHGKGLIIANSIDNYDEDLSEQLTQLALHSNLDVRATGFKPYIAPALSSGCLSLLATIRGDWHYSSVFINGKFLGCKNRLTKSGVQIEALALPEKLINKLAVTFSDL, from the coding sequence ATGAAATATTTCAAAACTAATAGCAAAGTGTTATGCATTCAAAATGAAGCCATAGAAAAAGCGTTTCAAAGCTTATTATCAGATTCTAATCTAATTGAATTTCAGAATATCGAGGAGTCTGATGACATCTATTATTTTACTATTCAGCCTAAAGGTGATTTTAGACGTTCATTCCTACTAGATAGCATAGGCTTAATGAATGCTGATAAAGAAGATATATCTCTTCTTTATCAGCAAGAAGCTGGTGATATTCAAAATAATATAGATCCAGATTTTCTGAGCTTAATAAAAGCTCAAAGAGTGATGAGCATTAATTTATCTCATCCAAATTGGAAAGATTGCTTAGGTAATAATCCTCTTCCAGCCTCTAAACCTATACACCTTAACATAGTAGGTCTAGGAGATGTAGGCGGAACGCTTCTTACAGGGCTGAAGCTTACAGGAGGTAACCATATCTCAACTATAGGCATCTACGATAAGGATGAAAACAAAATGCTTCGCTATGAACAAGAGATGGAGCAAATTCACTTTGACGGACTAAGTATGCCAAAGGTTATTCGCCTAGATGAAAATGACATCTTTGATTGTGATGTGCTCGCATTTACAGTAGCTACCTTTATTCCTCCAGTTGGCAGTGAAATAAAGGATGTACGAATGGCTCAGCTAGAACAAAACTCTAAGATACTAAAAATATATGCAAAAAAAGCTAGAGAAGCTAAGTTCAAAGGTCTTTTTGCCATTCTTTCTGACCCAGTAGACCAGCTATGCAGAGTTGCCTATGAACAAAGCAATACTGATGATTCTGGAACCAAAGATTACCTAGGTCTAGCAAGCGACCAAATCAAAGGGTATGGACTAGGAGTGATGCATGCAAGAGCAGTATATCACGCTAAAAGAAATCCTGCTTTAGCTTCGTATTTAGAAGAAGGAAGAGCCTATGGCCCTCACGGAAAAGGTCTAATCATAGCAAATAGCATAGATAATTACGATGAAGACTTAAGTGAGCAGCTTACTCAGCTTGCTCTGCACTCAAATTTAGATGTAAGAGCCACAGGCTTCAAGCCTTATATTGCACCTGCTCTGTCTTCAGGCTGTCTTAGCCTCCTAGCCACAATAAGAGGTGACTGGCATTATAGCTCAGTGTTTATAAACGGGAAATTCTTAGGCTGTAAAAATAGGCTTACTAAAAGCGGTGTCCAAATAGAAGCTTTAGCTTTGCCTGAAAAGCTAATAAACAAACTAGCTGTTACTTTTTCTGATTTATAA
- a CDS encoding flavodoxin family protein, whose product MLYIFSSDSPSIQLSEMINAFCHSYSDFKFVALDNLPSLKQHDKVLFAWEADICGVDTSILKLIHKAYLSSPKFFSGCKGSILCFSKTIFYTKYFSSHIAFLTNNMGLEFIGKPMVEAIESYNNFKNKQRLNNISLKQLCLEECMNLGKRLKNDKHELNQNPKITAVHASHIDRSNTYALMKLILDNLSIEKSIFSLAEERIMDCRGCDFEQCMNFSNHGVCYYEGDKLKDIFKSLDSSQALIVACPNYNDSMPANYFAMINRMTYIYRQKDFSDKYLYAIIVSANSGFDMVAGQIISAFCFNKGFRLAPNFALMEQANEPLSILNLPHINQSMSKYAKDLEQKLKEN is encoded by the coding sequence ATGCTATATATATTTTCATCGGATTCACCTTCAATCCAGCTCTCAGAAATGATTAATGCTTTTTGTCATTCTTATTCTGACTTTAAATTTGTAGCTCTAGATAATCTTCCTTCACTAAAGCAACATGACAAAGTCCTATTTGCCTGGGAAGCTGATATCTGCGGTGTTGATACTAGTATTTTAAAGCTCATTCACAAAGCATATTTAAGCTCGCCTAAATTTTTTAGTGGCTGCAAAGGCTCTATCCTATGCTTTAGCAAGACGATTTTTTACACAAAATATTTTTCAAGCCATATAGCATTTTTGACAAACAACATGGGTCTAGAATTCATCGGAAAGCCTATGGTCGAAGCTATAGAAAGCTATAATAATTTCAAAAACAAACAAAGGCTGAACAATATATCTTTAAAACAGCTGTGCCTCGAAGAATGTATGAATCTAGGCAAAAGGCTAAAAAATGACAAGCATGAATTAAATCAAAACCCTAAAATAACTGCAGTTCATGCTAGTCACATAGATAGGTCAAACACCTATGCTCTTATGAAGCTGATATTAGATAACCTATCTATTGAAAAAAGCATATTTTCATTAGCTGAGGAAAGAATAATGGACTGCCGAGGCTGTGACTTTGAGCAGTGCATGAATTTTTCTAATCACGGCGTGTGCTATTATGAAGGTGACAAGCTAAAGGATATATTCAAATCTCTTGATTCATCACAGGCCCTAATTGTTGCCTGTCCAAACTACAACGACTCTATGCCAGCAAACTATTTCGCCATGATTAACAGGATGACCTATATTTATAGACAAAAGGATTTTTCTGATAAATACCTCTACGCTATTATCGTATCTGCAAACTCAGGTTTCGACATGGTTGCAGGGCAAATAATATCAGCTTTTTGCTTTAATAAAGGATTTAGGCTAGCTCCGAACTTTGCTCTTATGGAGCAAGCAAATGAACCTCTTTCAATATTAAACCTTCCTCATATAAACCAAAGTATGAGTAAGTACGCTAAGGATTTAGAACAAAAACTAAAAGAAAATTAA
- a CDS encoding PspC domain-containing protein, translating into MGNRIYRSNSDKILGGVCAGLAEYLDIDPTIIRIIWAVSFFSGFGFLAYIIAWIVIPQRPYGMETYHNQTYHAPSYPKEPQGEGEEIPAEEVDYNQSNEYTASSKAEPNYNKAPDYNNDRSDKSAKVIGIGLIIIGGGYLAKKLLGFINIDDKLVFSALLIVVGLFLISKKNK; encoded by the coding sequence ATGGGTAATAGGATTTATCGTTCGAATTCAGACAAAATATTAGGAGGAGTATGTGCTGGACTAGCTGAGTATCTAGACATAGACCCAACTATCATAAGAATTATTTGGGCAGTTTCATTTTTTTCAGGATTCGGTTTTTTAGCATATATTATAGCATGGATTGTTATTCCGCAAAGACCATATGGTATGGAAACCTATCATAATCAAACATATCATGCACCTAGTTATCCTAAAGAGCCTCAAGGCGAAGGTGAAGAAATACCAGCTGAAGAAGTAGATTATAATCAAAGTAATGAATACACAGCATCAAGTAAAGCAGAGCCAAACTATAACAAAGCTCCAGACTATAATAATGATAGAAGCGATAAAAGTGCAAAGGTTATAGGCATAGGACTGATAATAATCGGAGGAGGCTATCTTGCCAAGAAGCTTCTTGGCTTTATAAATATCGACGATAAATTGGTATTTAGTGCGCTTCTTATAGTAGTAGGACTATTTTTGATAAGTAAGAAAAATAAATAA